A genomic stretch from Erwinia sp. E_sp_B01_1 includes:
- a CDS encoding 6-phosphofructokinase, with amino-acid sequence MRIGIAISGGDVTGINNFIYQVSRLTQSTMILFNGGIPGLMENNHQEIAQRDLVDYAVASIPIMQSGRTTRKLIRPEYEVIVKNLKALRIDVLIMAGGDGSLQFLHTLSEFGVNCFGVGMTIDNDVYGSDYTIGFSTACEQVLKEVAKIRNTGRALTGRVFMVELLGGYCGELTLQSAIKSNADFALIPECQIAPQELAARITQRLAEQNSVVILCSEGYTREYSPGFQGAIDTLIKQIEPLIGVRIRKTIMGYGLRNGEPTCEEIYQGTIMASEVARCIQSGMRNKAIIINGSNKPIPIDLISMKKRLVDTEGHHYKLAKQLHIL; translated from the coding sequence ATGAGAATTGGAATAGCAATTAGCGGTGGTGATGTTACCGGCATTAATAATTTCATTTATCAGGTTTCGCGTTTAACGCAATCCACCATGATTCTGTTTAACGGGGGCATTCCGGGTTTAATGGAAAATAATCATCAGGAGATAGCACAGCGCGACCTGGTGGATTATGCCGTTGCCTCTATTCCGATCATGCAATCCGGAAGGACAACGAGAAAATTAATCCGCCCGGAATATGAAGTTATTGTCAAAAATCTAAAAGCGCTGCGCATTGATGTCTTGATCATGGCGGGCGGCGACGGTTCACTGCAATTTTTACATACGCTCAGCGAATTTGGCGTGAATTGTTTTGGCGTCGGCATGACGATAGATAACGATGTTTACGGCAGTGATTATACCATCGGGTTTTCTACCGCCTGCGAACAAGTTCTGAAAGAAGTGGCGAAAATAAGAAATACCGGACGCGCATTAACGGGCCGGGTTTTTATGGTGGAATTACTCGGTGGGTATTGTGGTGAGCTGACGCTGCAATCGGCGATTAAATCCAATGCTGATTTCGCCCTGATACCGGAGTGCCAGATAGCCCCGCAGGAGCTGGCGGCGCGTATCACACAGCGTCTGGCTGAACAGAACAGCGTGGTGATCCTGTGTTCAGAAGGTTACACCCGTGAATATTCACCGGGCTTCCAGGGCGCAATTGACACCCTGATTAAACAAATTGAACCTTTAATCGGCGTGCGTATTCGTAAAACGATTATGGGTTATGGCCTGCGTAATGGTGAACCCACCTGTGAAGAAATTTATCAGGGCACCATTATGGCCAGTGAAGTTGCACGTTGTATTCAATCGGGCATGCGTAATAAAGCCATTATTATTAATGGCAGCAATAAACCGATCCCGATTGATTTAATAAGCATGAAAAAACGCCTGGTTGATACCGAAGGGCACCATTACAAACTCGCTAAACAATTGCATATTCTGTGA
- a CDS encoding PTS sugar transporter subunit IIB — translation MLKILCVCGCGLGSSFAIEMTAKSVLKKLEIEADIDHTTISEANAFKSDMILTQKSFADVLNADASPEQIKRVIILNRLTDKAEIEEKIVAFMKERNMKVAHHE, via the coding sequence ATGCTGAAAATATTATGTGTCTGTGGATGTGGTCTGGGTTCAAGCTTCGCAATTGAAATGACGGCTAAATCAGTATTAAAGAAGCTGGAAATCGAAGCAGATATCGATCACACCACAATTTCTGAAGCCAACGCCTTTAAGTCAGACATGATTTTAACGCAAAAATCCTTTGCGGATGTATTAAATGCGGATGCCAGCCCGGAACAGATTAAAAGGGTGATTATTCTCAACAGGCTGACCGATAAGGCCGAAATTGAAGAGAAAATCGTGGCGTTTATGAAAGAACGAAACATGAAGGTTGCTCATCATGAATAG
- a CDS encoding class II fructose-bisphosphate aldolase, producing the protein MKLYNFTDLLQVAKEREFKALGSFNLHCLEMLPAFFTAAEKTNSPLMIQISTGTAKYLGHKLLVDAICSLSESRNVPTCLHLDHCSDLAAIQTALDAGFSSIMYDGSHLPIEENIANTRRVIDMARPLHVSVEAELGAIGGSEDGKEVEMSEAAFTTVDDAKRFVQETGVDMLAISIGTVHGLYTGKAIIQHQRLADITDATKTPLVLHGGTGVSDEDMRLAVRSGIEKVNVGTEMNVQWVANCKQTFEKGKVNDSVRNFLVPANDAVTSVLVEKIQLFR; encoded by the coding sequence ATGAAACTTTATAACTTTACCGATCTGTTACAGGTGGCTAAAGAACGTGAATTTAAAGCTCTCGGTTCCTTTAATTTACATTGCCTGGAAATGTTACCCGCATTTTTCACCGCAGCGGAGAAAACCAATAGTCCGTTAATGATTCAGATCTCCACCGGCACGGCAAAATATCTCGGCCATAAATTATTAGTCGATGCTATTTGCTCACTCTCAGAGAGCCGTAATGTGCCAACTTGTTTACATCTGGATCACTGTTCAGATCTGGCGGCGATTCAGACTGCACTGGATGCCGGGTTCAGCTCGATTATGTATGACGGCTCGCACTTACCGATTGAAGAAAATATTGCTAATACCCGCCGGGTGATTGATATGGCGCGTCCGCTGCACGTCTCTGTGGAAGCTGAACTGGGCGCGATTGGCGGCTCAGAAGATGGCAAAGAAGTGGAAATGAGCGAAGCGGCCTTTACCACCGTGGACGATGCGAAACGCTTCGTCCAGGAGACAGGCGTGGATATGCTGGCAATCTCTATCGGCACGGTACACGGCTTGTATACGGGTAAAGCCATCATTCAGCATCAGCGTCTGGCGGATATTACCGACGCCACCAAAACGCCGCTGGTGTTGCATGGCGGAACCGGTGTCAGCGATGAAGATATGCGCCTGGCCGTGCGCAGCGGGATCGAAAAGGTGAACGTCGGCACTGAAATGAACGTGCAATGGGTGGCAAACTGTAAGCAGACCTTTGAGAAAGGCAAAGTGAATGACAGCGTGCGCAACTTCCTTGTACCGGCCAATGATGCCGTCACCAGTGTGCTGGTCGAAAAGATTCAACTGTTCCGCTAA
- a CDS encoding PTS sugar transporter subunit IIA: MSIKKLLQEANAIQVGITAGDWREVIALAALPLVSGGYINPSYPEAVIANTLTHGAYYVFEEGIAIPHARPEAGVLKDCFSMVLLDEPISFDGSDKADIVIMFGARDSNAHIEEGIRAIVTLLEDEETLVRLRKASSAAEVLAIL, translated from the coding sequence ATGAGTATTAAAAAACTCCTGCAGGAGGCGAATGCGATTCAGGTGGGAATTACAGCCGGGGACTGGCGTGAAGTGATCGCTCTGGCTGCCCTTCCGTTGGTGAGCGGGGGTTACATCAACCCTTCCTATCCGGAAGCCGTTATCGCTAACACGCTGACGCACGGTGCCTACTATGTGTTTGAAGAAGGGATTGCCATTCCGCACGCCCGCCCGGAAGCGGGCGTGTTGAAAGATTGCTTTAGCATGGTGCTGCTGGATGAGCCAATATCCTTTGACGGCAGTGACAAAGCCGACATTGTGATTATGTTTGGCGCTCGCGACAGCAATGCGCATATAGAAGAAGGCATCCGCGCAATTGTGACACTTCTGGAGGATGAGGAGACGCTGGTCCGCCTGCGCAAGGCCAGCAGTGCTGCGGAGGTATTAGCAATCCTATGA
- a CDS encoding glucokinase, whose translation MTLNPEEKCVVLVNGIPASGKSTLTRAVAEQSGFPVLTLDSLKEPFMASFAPVDRLRNRQLGCAAYQAIWKVVAQAPTRCVYIIDAWFGFQPKEVLQQGLQQAGVTQVLELWLSITPDEAVARYQSRLSQRLPGHPGAEYLPELRKLAETAQPMAIGPVLQLDACDPNVTAANAWLQRQLRLPVLAEQGEQSLL comes from the coding sequence ATGACCCTTAATCCTGAAGAAAAATGCGTGGTGCTGGTCAACGGCATCCCCGCTTCCGGTAAAAGCACGCTCACGCGCGCAGTGGCTGAGCAGTCTGGCTTCCCGGTGTTAACGCTGGATAGCCTGAAGGAGCCGTTTATGGCCAGCTTCGCGCCGGTGGATCGTCTGCGCAATCGCCAGTTGGGGTGCGCAGCCTATCAGGCCATCTGGAAGGTGGTGGCTCAGGCACCAACGCGCTGTGTCTATATCATTGATGCCTGGTTTGGTTTCCAGCCGAAGGAGGTTTTGCAACAGGGATTACAGCAGGCGGGAGTGACGCAGGTGCTGGAGTTGTGGCTCTCCATTACTCCGGATGAAGCGGTAGCGCGCTATCAGTCGCGGTTGTCGCAACGTCTGCCGGGCCATCCCGGCGCGGAATATCTGCCGGAATTACGCAAGCTGGCTGAAACCGCACAGCCGATGGCGATCGGTCCGGTGCTGCAACTGGATGCCTGTGACCCGAATGTTACTGCCGCAAACGCCTGGCTTCAGCGGCAATTGCGTTTGCCGGTATTGGCTGAACAAGGAGAGCAAAGTCTTCTGTAG
- a CDS encoding DUF421 domain-containing protein → MSTFDWQRFFLNDLPVSFLGEVAVRVLIAYVIVFSFLKISGRRGIRQLSLFELVIILTLGSASGDVTFYEDVPVLPVAMVFIVLLALYRLTTWLTSRSPRFSRLIEGDVVTLIKNGVYEIESLDRHNISENEFFMELRQNGVEHIGQVRLAILEIDGQISLYFYDREDVKPGLSILPPAHREVFRHIPGAGLYACTHCGLTLHFDHEQDPCCPRCKKELWSVALRTHRAAG, encoded by the coding sequence ATGTCTACATTTGACTGGCAACGATTTTTTCTTAATGACCTTCCGGTCTCCTTCCTGGGCGAAGTCGCCGTCAGGGTGCTTATCGCCTATGTGATTGTGTTCAGTTTTTTAAAGATATCCGGACGGCGCGGCATACGTCAGCTCTCCCTGTTTGAACTGGTGATCATACTGACTTTGGGTTCAGCCTCTGGCGACGTAACCTTCTATGAGGATGTGCCGGTTCTGCCGGTGGCGATGGTCTTTATTGTCCTGTTAGCGCTTTACCGCCTGACCACCTGGCTAACGTCACGCAGTCCCCGCTTTTCAAGGTTAATTGAAGGCGATGTGGTGACGCTGATTAAAAATGGCGTCTATGAAATCGAAAGCCTCGACAGACATAACATTTCCGAGAATGAGTTCTTTATGGAGCTTCGACAAAATGGCGTTGAGCATATCGGGCAGGTCCGGTTAGCCATTCTTGAAATTGATGGTCAGATAAGCCTCTATTTCTATGACCGCGAAGACGTTAAGCCCGGCCTCTCTATTTTGCCACCGGCGCACCGCGAAGTTTTTCGCCATATTCCCGGAGCGGGCTTATACGCCTGTACGCACTGCGGATTAACGCTGCATTTCGATCATGAGCAGGACCCCTGCTGCCCGCGATGCAAAAAAGAGTTGTGGTCTGTTGCATTGCGGACGCACCGGGCTGCTGGTTGA
- a CDS encoding Exc2 family lipoprotein, translating to MYLKINPATILAAALLLTACAGPQTSVAVNARHVSSQIDKLHFDPNTRPLTADNIRLTAKFLSQFYELGKKDREAGLTLEQAQQRVREFGGEPQANDQPGSSHQGPFNSDAQKSTFITQQYSAEQPEKRTLILRNGATAVYWDGYNGRP from the coding sequence ATGTATTTAAAAATTAATCCTGCCACGATTTTGGCAGCAGCTTTACTTCTGACGGCGTGTGCCGGTCCGCAAACCAGCGTAGCCGTTAATGCGCGGCATGTATCTTCTCAAATCGACAAGCTCCATTTTGATCCCAATACCCGCCCTCTGACCGCAGACAATATCAGGCTGACAGCGAAGTTTCTAAGCCAGTTCTACGAACTGGGGAAAAAGGATCGCGAAGCCGGGCTGACCCTGGAACAGGCGCAACAGCGGGTCCGGGAATTCGGCGGAGAGCCGCAAGCTAATGACCAGCCGGGCAGTTCGCATCAGGGGCCTTTCAATTCCGATGCGCAAAAAAGTACGTTTATTACCCAACAATACAGTGCTGAGCAACCGGAAAAAAGGACCCTGATTCTGCGGAATGGCGCTACTGCAGTTTACTGGGATGGATATAACGGACGTCCCTGA
- a CDS encoding alpha/beta hydrolase: MFEGFLQRKITLSDAVLNVRYGGNGPPVLLLHGHPRTHATWSKVAPILAKEFTVVCPDLRGFGQSSKPEDLPDHANSSKRAKAKDCTELMSFLGFERFAIVGHDRGSYTAYRAALDYPERITRLAVLDCVPILEALERCNERFARQWYHWFFFAQPEKPERAILADPDAWYGGQPATMGNEEYEDFRRAIHDPETVHTMLEDYRAGLCTDRLHEEEDRRNNRKIACPVLCLWSEQDDLGELYADIPAIWKNWADDVRSGTINSGHHMAEEAPDELAAKLRQFLTDSVF, translated from the coding sequence ATGTTTGAAGGATTTTTACAGCGAAAAATCACACTTTCAGATGCCGTTTTGAATGTCCGTTATGGCGGTAATGGCCCGCCGGTACTGCTGCTGCATGGACATCCCCGGACACATGCAACCTGGTCAAAAGTTGCCCCCATTCTTGCTAAAGAATTCACCGTCGTTTGCCCCGATCTTCGGGGTTTTGGTCAGTCCTCTAAGCCAGAAGACCTGCCAGATCACGCCAATTCCTCCAAGCGGGCCAAGGCTAAAGATTGCACAGAACTCATGAGTTTTTTGGGATTTGAACGCTTTGCCATTGTTGGTCATGACCGGGGAAGTTATACGGCTTACCGCGCAGCTCTGGATTATCCTGAAAGGATCACGCGGCTGGCCGTGCTTGATTGTGTTCCAATTCTTGAAGCGCTTGAACGCTGCAATGAGCGATTCGCACGGCAGTGGTATCACTGGTTTTTCTTCGCACAGCCAGAAAAACCGGAACGGGCTATTCTGGCCGATCCTGATGCCTGGTATGGAGGGCAGCCCGCTACAATGGGAAACGAGGAGTATGAGGATTTTCGGCGTGCTATCCACGATCCTGAAACGGTTCATACCATGCTGGAAGACTATCGTGCGGGGCTATGTACAGACCGTCTTCATGAAGAAGAAGATCGCAGGAATAACCGAAAAATAGCCTGCCCTGTACTCTGTTTATGGTCTGAACAGGATGATTTAGGGGAGTTGTATGCTGATATTCCCGCTATCTGGAAAAACTGGGCAGATGATGTACGCAGTGGCACCATAAATAGCGGCCATCACATGGCAGAAGAAGCGCCAGATGAGCTTGCTGCTAAATTGAGGCAGTTCCTTACAGATTCTGTCTTCTGA
- a CDS encoding dihydrodipicolinate synthase family protein: MFKGLCAFPLTPMDESGTDDRAYLQLITRLVSANVDSICVLGSTGNYAYLPREERARLIRLATEVTGSVPVMTSIGALRTRDVLYAAEDAQNAGAKALLLAPVSYQKLTDEEVFSLYQTVAQSVSVPLCVYENPGTTHFNFSDELLIRLAQLPATGSIKLSGGYPDKESYLKRIRKLRAALPERVSLGISGDAFAAPAINAGCDTWFSVTGGLFPQAAMNITHKALNGMSDEGASYSLALEPLWDLFRQYGSLRVMAAAAATLGLAAETCLPLPLTMPDGEARNKIRQVLHRLKLV, from the coding sequence ATGTTTAAAGGTTTGTGTGCTTTCCCGCTGACCCCGATGGATGAATCCGGGACGGATGATCGAGCTTATCTGCAACTGATCACTCGTCTGGTAAGCGCAAATGTAGACTCGATATGTGTTCTGGGCTCTACAGGCAATTATGCTTATTTGCCCCGAGAAGAGCGTGCAAGGTTGATTAGGCTTGCTACTGAAGTTACAGGATCCGTACCTGTGATGACCAGTATTGGCGCACTGCGCACCCGTGACGTGCTGTACGCTGCAGAAGATGCTCAAAACGCTGGTGCTAAGGCTCTGCTTCTTGCGCCAGTCTCTTACCAAAAACTCACGGACGAGGAAGTTTTCTCGCTTTATCAAACCGTAGCACAGTCCGTATCCGTGCCTTTGTGCGTTTATGAAAATCCGGGGACCACGCATTTCAATTTTAGCGATGAGCTACTCATCAGGCTTGCTCAGTTGCCTGCCACAGGCTCCATCAAACTTTCGGGCGGCTATCCGGACAAAGAAAGCTATCTGAAGCGCATCAGAAAGTTAAGGGCAGCACTTCCGGAGCGTGTATCTCTGGGTATCAGTGGCGATGCTTTTGCAGCTCCAGCAATCAATGCCGGGTGCGATACCTGGTTTTCAGTTACAGGGGGCCTTTTCCCGCAGGCAGCCATGAACATTACACATAAAGCTTTGAATGGGATGAGCGATGAAGGTGCCAGTTATTCGCTGGCACTTGAGCCTCTCTGGGATTTATTCCGGCAATATGGCAGCCTGCGGGTTATGGCTGCTGCCGCTGCCACCCTTGGCCTGGCAGCAGAGACCTGCCTTCCTCTTCCTCTCACCATGCCGGATGGCGAAGCCCGTAATAAAATCCGCCAGGTTCTGCATCGTCTGAAGCTGGTTTGA
- a CDS encoding pyridoxal-phosphate dependent enzyme produces MQISIKTPLIYSIPLSKCSSTNVWLKMESAQPTGSFKLRSAGHICSFYASKGAGGFISSSGGNAGIAVAHSGRKLGLPVTVVVPETTSVRARQLIEQEGAELIVHGKVWSDANEYALSLATDKIVYIHPFDNPLLWEGISTIIDEVISEELIPDAVILSVGGGSLVSGIIQGLEKHQLSHIPVYAVETHGTASFNASITAGKLVRLDKVSGIATTLAASQVCKNAFEVASRLNVNSMVVSDLEAINACRAFLDDHRILTEPACGVSLSLLYDRKVRFKPEDNVLVIVCGGASVTLETLMDFSVTSI; encoded by the coding sequence ATGCAAATTAGCATTAAAACTCCCCTTATCTATTCAATTCCGTTAAGCAAATGTTCCAGTACTAATGTCTGGCTAAAAATGGAATCAGCCCAGCCAACCGGATCTTTCAAGCTCCGTAGCGCAGGCCACATCTGTAGTTTCTACGCCAGTAAAGGGGCAGGTGGTTTTATCAGCTCTTCGGGAGGAAATGCGGGCATTGCTGTTGCTCATAGCGGTAGAAAGCTTGGCCTGCCGGTAACGGTTGTTGTGCCGGAAACTACTTCTGTCAGGGCCAGGCAACTTATCGAACAGGAAGGTGCAGAACTGATAGTTCATGGAAAGGTATGGAGCGACGCCAACGAGTATGCGCTGTCCCTGGCGACTGATAAAATCGTCTACATTCATCCCTTTGACAATCCGCTGCTGTGGGAAGGGATTAGTACGATAATAGATGAAGTGATCAGTGAAGAGCTGATTCCTGATGCAGTGATCCTGTCAGTGGGTGGTGGCAGTCTGGTGTCTGGCATAATTCAGGGGCTGGAGAAACATCAGCTCAGCCATATTCCGGTCTATGCCGTAGAAACTCATGGCACTGCATCATTCAATGCCTCCATTACTGCCGGTAAACTGGTGCGCCTGGATAAAGTCAGTGGTATCGCCACCACTCTGGCTGCCAGTCAGGTTTGCAAAAACGCCTTTGAGGTTGCCAGCCGTCTGAATGTTAACAGTATGGTGGTTTCTGATTTGGAGGCCATAAATGCCTGTCGGGCGTTCCTGGACGATCACCGTATACTTACCGAGCCCGCATGTGGTGTGTCGTTGTCACTGTTATATGACCGCAAAGTCCGGTTCAAACCTGAGGATAATGTCCTGGTAATAGTGTGTGGCGGGGCTTCAGTTACCCTGGAAACCCTGATGGATTTCAGCGTCACCAGCATATAA
- a CDS encoding type II toxin-antitoxin system RelE/ParE family toxin has translation MNVRWAQEALADRNAIWDYLAERNPMAAMAMDERFSEAAALLGEHPQMGVEGKIAGTRELIPHEHYRLVYETDEEHDTVWIVTLNHTARLWPPLTET, from the coding sequence GTGAACGTGCGCTGGGCGCAGGAAGCGCTCGCTGACCGTAATGCAATATGGGATTACCTGGCAGAAAGAAACCCGATGGCAGCGATGGCGATGGACGAACGGTTCAGCGAAGCCGCAGCCCTGCTGGGAGAGCATCCGCAGATGGGCGTGGAGGGAAAAATAGCCGGAACGCGTGAGCTGATACCGCACGAGCACTACCGGCTGGTCTATGAAACCGATGAAGAACACGACACGGTATGGATAGTGACGCTGAACCATACGGCCCGGCTGTGGCCCCCGCTGACTGAGACGTAA
- a CDS encoding antitoxin of toxin-antitoxin stability system, translating into MPKEAVFTMKLESALREGFIAAAKAAHRPASQVLRELMREYIRREEEKQAYDTYLAQKVEKGRQDIRAGKSLSNDEVEAQFAARRAKLAGKT; encoded by the coding sequence ATGCCGAAAGAAGCGGTGTTTACGATGAAGCTGGAAAGTGCCCTGCGAGAGGGGTTCATCGCCGCAGCAAAAGCCGCGCACCGTCCGGCATCACAGGTGCTGCGTGAGCTGATGCGCGAGTACATCCGGCGTGAGGAAGAAAAGCAGGCTTACGATACGTACCTGGCGCAGAAGGTGGAAAAAGGGCGTCAGGACATACGGGCAGGAAAGAGCCTGAGCAACGATGAGGTTGAAGCGCAGTTCGCCGCACGCCGTGCAAAACTGGCAGGTAAGACGTGA
- a CDS encoding CHC2 zinc finger domain-containing protein — MARIPQRELDDLKRSVHPGTLAESQGYQLRQQGRDVVLLCPFHQEKTPSGVISPEKNLSHFFGCMAKGSVVDWMMKTEGFSLPKAVLRLRELTGYASSSAVAVPSLPSARQTLTDLDDVRDVMTIIYLLLYISLF; from the coding sequence ATGGCCCGCATTCCACAGAGAGAACTGGACGACCTGAAACGCAGCGTCCACCCTGGCACACTGGCTGAATCGCAGGGGTATCAGCTGCGACAGCAGGGCCGTGACGTTGTGCTGCTGTGTCCGTTCCATCAGGAGAAAACGCCGTCCGGTGTGATCTCACCGGAAAAGAACCTGTCCCACTTCTTCGGCTGCATGGCGAAAGGATCGGTGGTTGACTGGATGATGAAAACGGAAGGCTTCTCCCTGCCCAAAGCGGTGCTGCGGCTGCGTGAGCTCACCGGTTATGCCTCTTCTTCAGCCGTAGCTGTTCCCTCTTTGCCGTCTGCCCGACAGACGCTGACCGATCTGGATGATGTCCGTGACGTGATGACCATTATCTACCTCCTGCTTTACATCTCTCTGTTCTAA
- a CDS encoding helix-turn-helix domain-containing protein encodes MVIKSRTTTVKMTMAAPVTSEEQIFMAALGKRMNELRKASGLTQAQMALALNVSQQAIQSWEAGRRRIQISVLPAVAKLLSVSLEGLLGEETHRTPRKRGPASRLEQQIEIISQLPKARQKMVSEMLDAVIAQARQQEMGS; translated from the coding sequence ATGGTCATTAAGTCACGGACAACTACGGTAAAAATGACGATGGCCGCTCCTGTTACCAGTGAAGAACAGATATTTATGGCTGCGCTGGGTAAGCGCATGAATGAACTCCGCAAGGCATCCGGCCTGACTCAGGCACAGATGGCACTGGCGCTTAATGTTTCACAACAGGCCATTCAGTCCTGGGAAGCAGGCAGACGACGGATACAGATATCCGTACTGCCCGCTGTGGCGAAGCTACTGTCGGTTTCTCTGGAAGGTTTGCTGGGGGAAGAGACACATCGCACCCCGCGCAAGCGCGGCCCGGCATCCCGGCTGGAACAGCAGATTGAAATTATCAGCCAGCTCCCGAAGGCCCGGCAGAAGATGGTTTCGGAGATGCTGGATGCGGTGATTGCACAGGCACGGCAGCAGGAGATGGGCAGTTAA
- a CDS encoding SymE family type I addiction module toxin — protein MAGQDSKPEVCISKALRQLKVGYTSIRHEKRATGMATYYSRCPSISLKGNWQEEAGFCTGQPVKVTVERGQLIIRLAED, from the coding sequence ATGGCTGGGCAGGATAGTAAGCCAGAAGTGTGTATTTCCAAAGCGTTACGGCAGCTGAAGGTGGGATATACCAGCATCCGTCACGAAAAACGCGCCACCGGCATGGCCACGTATTACAGCCGCTGCCCCAGCATCAGCCTCAAGGGCAACTGGCAGGAAGAGGCGGGGTTTTGCACCGGGCAACCGGTTAAGGTGACGGTGGAGCGCGGGCAACTGATAATCCGGCTGGCTGAGGATTAA
- a CDS encoding VENN motif pre-toxin domain-containing protein, with translation MAPYVANAIKKATTTYNADGSEHINLMANTMAHAVAGAVLAQISGSSAAAGAAGAAGGELAARAIVASLYPGTSANDLTEDQKQIVSALSQIAAGMVGGITSDSSGGVGAGSTAGKNAVENNALGKKDKLPIYDMRPGFLKPGVIDADGELSKAGGGGIYNPTGRSGNPMNTKGSNSPAVIGDRTYSAHAVDRMQGRVVPPSTVENTIKSGTIYPTNSGTTGYYDATNNIRVIINSNTGDVVTVIPGKPTK, from the coding sequence ATGGCGCCGTATGTCGCCAACGCTATCAAGAAAGCGACGACAACGTACAACGCCGACGGTTCTGAACATATCAACCTGATGGCGAATACCATGGCGCACGCAGTGGCGGGCGCGGTGCTGGCGCAGATATCCGGTAGCAGCGCCGCAGCGGGTGCCGCCGGAGCGGCAGGCGGAGAGCTGGCGGCGCGGGCCATTGTGGCTTCCCTGTACCCCGGCACCAGTGCAAACGACCTGACGGAAGACCAGAAACAGATTGTCAGCGCCCTCAGCCAGATTGCGGCTGGAATGGTGGGGGGAATTACTTCAGATTCTTCAGGGGGAGTTGGGGCCGGATCGACAGCCGGGAAGAATGCGGTTGAGAATAATGCGCTGGGTAAGAAGGATAAACTCCCGATTTACGATATGCGTCCGGGCTTCCTGAAACCGGGAGTTATCGATGCAGATGGTGAGCTGAGCAAGGCTGGCGGCGGTGGTATATACAATCCGACAGGAAGAAGTGGTAATCCAATGAATACCAAAGGTTCTAATTCGCCCGCAGTCATTGGTGATCGAACTTATTCAGCTCACGCTGTTGATCGTATGCAGGGCCGCGTAGTCCCTCCTTCTACAGTAGAAAATACAATTAAATCAGGAACAATCTACCCGACGAATTCTGGTACTACGGGGTATTATGATGCCACTAACAATATTCGGGTGATCATTAACTCTAATACAGGTGATGTTGTGACCGTAATTCCAGGGAAACCGACAAAATGA
- a CDS encoding SymE family type I addiction module toxin has translation MEEAGFETDTPVEVRVMDGCLVITAKPKLPQIPLSREMLNRTEALPDKAQQELCTLIDALLIREGLEQIAAG, from the coding sequence CTGGAAGAGGCGGGATTTGAGACCGACACGCCGGTTGAAGTCAGGGTGATGGACGGTTGTCTGGTGATCACCGCGAAGCCAAAGCTACCGCAGATCCCCCTGAGCCGCGAGATGCTGAACCGCACCGAAGCCCTGCCCGATAAGGCACAGCAGGAACTTTGTACGCTGATCGATGCGCTGTTGATCCGCGAAGGGCTGGAGCAGATTGCAGCCGGTTGA